The following are encoded together in the Fodinibius salinus genome:
- a CDS encoding rod shape-determining protein, producing the protein MDNRTPKKKKGKEKAGWFDWLYTDIAIDLGTANTLIYSRGEGIVLNEPSIVALNTNNEPVASGHEARLMHEKTHKNIRTVRPLRDGVIADFEVAEQMIRGMIDKVKTKWYSNARQMVVCVPSGITEVERRAVRDSAEHAGAKSVFLVDEPMAAAIGIGLNVHEPIGNMIVDIGGGTTEIAVIALSGIVYAQSVRLGGDELNDDIINYFRRNHNLLIGERTAEKIKCEIGSAAPLDEELEMPTKGRDLVNGVPRTRQVTSRDVREAISESVNTIVESITKSLEQTPPELSADILDRGIMLTGGGAKLKNLDKLIMETTDLPVHIAEDPLTAVVRGTGSILEDLEHYKTVIN; encoded by the coding sequence ATGGATAATCGCACACCAAAAAAGAAAAAAGGAAAGGAAAAAGCGGGATGGTTCGACTGGCTCTATACTGATATTGCCATTGACCTTGGCACCGCTAATACTTTGATATATTCGCGCGGTGAAGGTATCGTTCTAAATGAGCCTTCTATCGTTGCACTCAATACCAACAATGAACCTGTGGCGTCGGGACATGAAGCCCGCTTAATGCATGAAAAAACGCATAAAAACATCCGCACGGTACGCCCACTACGAGATGGCGTTATTGCTGATTTTGAAGTAGCCGAGCAGATGATCCGCGGAATGATTGACAAAGTTAAGACAAAATGGTACAGCAATGCCCGACAGATGGTTGTATGTGTGCCCAGCGGCATTACCGAAGTTGAACGACGCGCCGTACGTGACAGTGCAGAACATGCTGGAGCAAAATCTGTTTTTCTCGTAGATGAACCCATGGCCGCCGCCATCGGTATTGGACTTAATGTACATGAACCTATCGGGAATATGATCGTAGATATTGGCGGTGGGACTACAGAAATTGCTGTGATTGCCCTTTCCGGTATTGTATATGCACAGTCAGTACGGCTAGGCGGTGATGAGCTAAATGATGATATCATCAACTATTTTCGGCGCAACCACAATTTGTTGATTGGTGAGCGTACAGCTGAAAAAATTAAATGTGAAATTGGTTCTGCGGCACCACTCGACGAAGAACTTGAAATGCCAACCAAAGGACGGGACCTCGTTAATGGCGTACCCCGCACGCGACAGGTTACTTCCAGAGATGTACGAGAAGCTATATCAGAATCGGTCAATACTATTGTAGAATCAATAACCAAATCACTGGAGCAGACTCCTCCTGAACTTTCTGCCGATATCCTGGATCGTGGGATTATGCTTACCGGCGGCGGAGCAAAGTTGAAGAACCTTGATAAACTCATCATGGAAACAACTGATCTTCCAGTCCATATTGCTGAAGATCCACTGACAGCTGTAGTCCGTGGGACGGGTTCTATCTTAGAAGATCTGGAACATTACAAAACGGTGATTAACTAA
- the purH gene encoding bifunctional phosphoribosylaminoimidazolecarboxamide formyltransferase/IMP cyclohydrolase has product MSLQPLSQLPQDPLTINRALLSVSDKTEIINLARCLHQHDVQIISTGGTAQKIREADIPVTDVSEITGFEECLDGRVKTLHPIIHGGILGRTSHQPDLDEMQKLDIDPIELVVTNLYPFKETIANPDCTPAVATENIDIGGPTMIRAAAKNFAHVGVLTSPSQYADFISELNQDGKISFPKRKEWAKQAFNHTAGYDNAVANYFNNLDNTEDELADQLNISLPKSHSLRYGENPHQKAAVYGNQSTFIDCFHGKQLSYNNYTDVDAALNFIADFWDSKPTCGIFKHTTPCGIACDDKLAKAWQKAFATDTMSPFGGIVVVNKELDLDTAKEIDEIFTEIIIAPSYSKEALNLLQEKKKRRLIRIKKLPNTENAIQFRSIFGGALSQDSDLKIVGKNELQTVTKRKPSKQEIEDLLFAWKVVKHVKSNAIVYAKDNQTIGIGTGQTSRVESSQTAIAKAQQERLSLENTAIASDAFFPFPDGVEAAAEAGATSVIQPGGSIRDDQVIKAADNLDLAMVFTGNRHFRH; this is encoded by the coding sequence GTGTCTTTACAACCTCTATCTCAGCTACCTCAAGACCCCTTAACAATAAATCGTGCCCTTCTTTCGGTTTCTGATAAAACCGAAATTATTAATTTGGCCCGATGCCTTCACCAACATGACGTACAAATTATTTCTACCGGCGGAACGGCCCAAAAAATTCGAGAAGCCGACATTCCGGTAACTGATGTAAGTGAAATTACGGGCTTTGAAGAGTGCCTTGATGGACGGGTAAAAACACTTCATCCGATTATTCACGGAGGCATTCTGGGACGTACAAGCCACCAGCCCGACCTTGACGAAATGCAGAAGCTGGACATCGATCCCATTGAACTAGTCGTAACAAATCTCTATCCCTTTAAAGAAACTATTGCCAACCCCGACTGTACTCCGGCTGTAGCTACCGAAAATATAGATATTGGCGGACCAACGATGATTCGTGCTGCAGCTAAAAATTTTGCTCATGTAGGTGTACTTACCAGTCCGTCGCAATATGCTGATTTCATTTCCGAGCTCAATCAGGACGGAAAAATATCATTTCCAAAACGTAAAGAATGGGCCAAGCAGGCTTTTAATCACACAGCCGGCTACGATAACGCTGTCGCGAATTACTTTAATAACTTGGATAATACTGAAGATGAACTAGCGGACCAGCTAAACATTTCGCTTCCCAAGTCTCATAGTCTGCGCTATGGTGAAAACCCTCATCAAAAGGCAGCCGTTTATGGCAACCAGTCAACATTTATTGACTGCTTTCACGGGAAACAACTAAGTTATAATAATTATACTGATGTTGATGCTGCACTGAATTTCATTGCTGATTTTTGGGATTCCAAACCCACCTGTGGCATCTTTAAACATACCACTCCCTGCGGCATTGCCTGCGATGATAAATTAGCCAAAGCCTGGCAAAAAGCGTTTGCTACTGATACGATGTCTCCATTCGGCGGTATTGTGGTTGTTAACAAAGAGTTGGATTTAGATACAGCCAAAGAAATTGATGAAATCTTTACTGAAATTATTATTGCACCGTCCTATAGTAAAGAAGCTCTCAACTTACTTCAGGAAAAGAAAAAGCGCCGTCTCATCCGCATTAAAAAATTGCCTAATACAGAAAACGCAATACAGTTCCGATCGATTTTTGGTGGTGCACTTAGTCAGGATTCGGACCTTAAAATAGTCGGCAAAAACGAACTGCAAACTGTTACAAAGCGCAAGCCATCAAAGCAGGAAATTGAAGACTTATTATTTGCCTGGAAAGTCGTTAAGCATGTAAAATCTAATGCCATTGTTTATGCTAAAGACAATCAAACCATTGGCATTGGAACGGGACAAACAAGCCGCGTAGAATCATCTCAAACTGCTATTGCCAAAGCCCAGCAAGAAAGATTATCTCTGGAAAATACAGCTATTGCCTCTGATGCCTTTTTCCCCTTTCCCGACGGAGTAGAAGCGGCAGCCGAAGCAGGGGCAACATCGGTAATCCAGCCGGGCGGAAGTATTCGGGATGATCAGGTTATTAAAGCTGCTGATAACCTTGATTTAGCAATGGTCTTTACCGGGAACAGGCATTTTCGTCATTAA